GTCGGCAAGCCTTGCCGACTTCACACCGAATCGGGTCCAATTGGATCAGTGCTCACATATACTATTACAGATGACGGTACCCATTTATGCACATCTCAATAGGGTGATCTGAAGACCACCAAATTTATAGCTTATTCCATCCGCTGTATTCCTCAATTATTTATTAATCTACTACCTATTGCTCAACTCACTGATCATGGTTGTTTTGTCTCTTTTGATACATATCCTATTGCTTTGTGCGGGACCAGCAAACCGATCATTTGGTTGGTGCTGGTCATTGCCATAATGGAGTGTATCTGATGGACTACTTGCATGTGGTTTGTTCTTTCGCCTTTGCCTTTGGTCCGTCCCCTTCTACTTTTGATATCTGGCATTGTCATCTAGGTTATATTTATGGTTATCATTCTACTACTTTAGTTCGTAATGATGTCTTAGGCTCTATTTGTAGTTTAGATATGCTGCCTTATGAAGGCTGTATTCTTAGAAAAGAAGTGAGACTTCATTTTGCTTGAGTAAGTCCATAGTTATTTCATCCTTTCATTTATTTCACTCAAATATGTGGGTTCCTTCTCCTTCTGTTTCTGAAGATAGAAACCGCTATTATGTTACATTCATTGATGATTATTCTTGCTTTACATGGGTTTATTATATGTAGTCTCACTCTCTACTATGCTAAATTCATAAAAAGTTTGCCACATAGGCTAATGACTTTCACATGGCCATAGGTGAATAGTGGAAAATGAATATGTGAAACTCAAATCCAAAAAACTAGAGAGCCGAAGATAGAGTGTGCAGCCATCAAAGTTTGATAATGTCAAAATCTCAAAGCAGTAGTATAAGTGCACCCATCAAAGTATGATGTTGTCAAAATCTCAAAGCAGTAGTATGAGACTTAGTCTTGAAGCTCATTTCAGAGATGGGAGGGAAGCTTGTTTTGGAGATGCATGAATGATCGATGAATATGCTTGATACTGTGTTGTAGGATTAAGCCAAGAGAATGGTTGGCGAAGAACTCTCATTCTATCTTGGAATTGTATCAGGAGAGAACCACATATACATGGGGATCACAATAATCATGATGTAAGCTTAGCAGCAAGGTTACGTGCATATAATATACACTATATACAATACGTAGTAGTCTaacatgtatgtacatatgtatataaaaaTAGAAAGGTTGACAAGGATCCAGCGTATGGGTTTCTACTCAAATTCTGGAGTGGTTATGATTCAAGGATAGGGATCTAACATCAATGATCTGAACCATTGGATGTGACTTCGTATCTTTAAACTGCTTATAGATCAAAATCGTAGTACTTGGAGAGGCTAGCTGTAacacccggcccaattgggcccagaatcagcccacagttcaaaaaaaaaaaaaaaaaaaagaggaacgaAAGATGACTCCCAaatggagtcttcttctccgatgaatcccgatcgaAGAAGAGTTCTAGTACTCTTAAAACTCTAGgatcctctataaataagccttccttctccctctcaaacctccaccggcgatcttcaagcttgattCCTCCTCTTTTTCCCTTGAAAGCCACGGCACCCTCTTCTTGTGTTCGTCgaaaatcgaaggtcgaagaggccaccggagttcaggtgaggattcaatctttcttcctctccctcttctctttcttcccatggtTTTAGACTCTTCGTCGGCCATCGGGATCGCTAAAAATTCCATGAAACAGGAAACTCCTGTTCAGTCGGAaccctttcctttctttttcgacCACCGGCACCGCCGGTTGCGGCATGTCATCCCAGAGACCGGACCCTtatctctctatccctcttccctgaaggtcttggccgccgatgaccggccaatgatcgaaaaataaaaagaaaaggggtggatcccctgttttttgaaaaaaaaaaagaaggaaagcttGCCGGTCGAACTCCATCGCCGGCCGGCTTCGCATGGTCGGCCATCGTTGCCTGACCTGCGACGAAGCCACCCACCTCGTCAGAGCCTGGGTCACtggagggggggacctcacggtcttcccctgtttcggcccaaaggaggccgcgggaagaaaaggaaaaagaaagaagaagaaagaaaaaagagaaaaaaaaagaaaagaaaaagaaaaagaaaagagaaaaagaaaaatagaaaaaaaaagaaagagagaattttctctctctcctctccctcctttttctctctctcctctctcctctctctatattctctctccattttctctctctagattctctctctagacctttctctctctttatgaattttatctctctagtatctttctctctctgatttcatcacgaatcctaggataaaattgatatgaaaatatgatgatctgagattgcttcgaaattcgtgcagtagattagatcccgatccgatctttattcgaagttgataacatcaatcatggttaatccatattgaatcATCCTGATATGacatctgatgatctcgaccatgattacctcatcggaaggatacaaagattctctctctactttctctctctagaattttctctctcttcatagattttctctttctagaagtcttatggatcagtggaggatccagatatttagacaaatcttaattttgattaatcctaagagaggtcctcgatttgtgttattaggatcgattatcggtaatttctctatatgtgatttttatattgatcagggtcatgaagagatgattgtctgcatatgatatcgagtggaatattttgttaaaaaaatttataaatcaaagaagaaaattaatttctgtgcttggatcagtcaccggtaaaggtaagaatccctgtacatgatcactattatatatatgctattttactgttggtcttgcatcattgattttgcatcgtcggatttgagatcgatgaatttattatacctgagatactgttatttgattttgagcatgagtatgttatgtcaatatatatgtatcagagattgatggcatgattatatggatatgacatatctgaattgatcataatgcaagtcagaattgatttgatgaaatcaacacataatgattaaatgaaaagaaagagatatatggtatggactagccttgtcatgtggaacagccggccagaagcttatgcctgagacagcccgtcaggagcttatgctgggacagcccccactggcttataggtggatcaatcggccaggagcttatgcctgggacagcccgccaggagcttatgcctgggacagcctctcacgggctttcgtacgtgggacagccgtccaggagctcatcctgggacagtcttgaaaggctttttaagtTGATTCGATCctgatgatgactgaggtatagacttggttagtccagagccagaaagaaaatgttaaaaatcatgtgattatgaaaagagaaataaaaagataagaaataaaataattgttgaataaaagtgtttcacctgttaacatataatgatgcatctattttaacaagatagaaaatttttgaatatttgcattattctggacattgaacattgaattttatattttattatttatctttatttttagattatattattatatcagtgtgatatggaaattcttactgggctgtaaagctcacacctcttcatctttctttttcttctcggaGTTataggacgttcatgattggctatggcttagatttatgggtgagcagatggatagatagagtgtcatagtacctgatcagaggattgaagaaatttaatttgtaattatgcaagattttatgaattattattgaaattaaatattatggttgataaggttgtaatgatttaatttgaccttgcatattctttagggcttgctctagggagtgtgcggccatcacgtatccgacccgggtgttgggttcgggacgtgacaCTAGCCGCATCAAGTGGTTAAAAATACATATACCATTCTAATTatttaaactaattttttgaGTGCAAACAATCTATATTGCAGAATTAATTATAGTGCATTGTCAGATACCAGGTGGTTAACTGAAAGCCCAACTGATCAAAGATTTAGATTAAAAACCTAAAGGTTAAGCAGTGTCAAAATTGTCAATAATTTAAGAGAAATCACAGAAAACCTTAAACACAGATTGAGCAACTAAAATGAATGGACAAGTAGCGTTTACATCTTCAGACGATATTTCTTCAGCGTTTACATCTTCGTCCTCATGGCGTGACCACAAGGAGTGATCATGATTCCTAAAGAACTGAGTGCTTGCTTTGTTGGTATGTTTTGAGGTGAAGAAGTGCATGTTGAAGCTTTTGAAGTTGATGATACAACTAAAACGAGCAGTCCCAGCCAATTCATTACAACGAGAAGTCCATCCTGATCTCTATGCCAGAAGCAAGACAAATattaactgataaaagtatttctctttactaataaaatattgCAAACATATTTTGGTTCAAACAAATATATGGAAACAAAAGGACAATGATTTCTTATCCAAACCAAACAATacaaaaaaatcaatccttagctcAAACAAATATGTGAAAACAAAAGGACAATGTTTGCCTATTCAaaccatacaatacaaaaaatgccAATCCAAGTATCAGATATCAAGTAGTTCTCATGCAGTTGCCCAGTTGCTGGTGTCCATCTAGAATTGGGCCTGGAGCCAATCTACAGTCTTCTTATCCAACTGAAAGGCCTTGGCAAGAACATCATCAGAGATGGGTGGCTTCGCTCCAAAGACTGCATTGGGTACGAGGATCACACCGGGGTTCTGGCTGCTCAGACCAGAAAGGGCAACAGCATTGGTCTTCCCATAATTGAATTGGAAGTGGATGAGACCTTGAGGAAATACGAACACATCACCCTTGTTAAGGACCTTAGTGAAGAGCTGGTTGTTGGGGTTGGATGTTACGAAACCGACATAGAGTGTGCCTTCCAACACCGTAAGGATCTCAGTAGCCCGTGGATGGGTGTGAGGAGGGATGAGACCGTTGGGTGCAAAGTCTAGACGAGCTAGTGAGATGCCAAGGGTGTTGAGCCCGGGAATTTGGTTCACAGCGATTAGAGTCACATTAGACCCAGGTTTGTTTCCTGTGTCACCGGCCTTGTCAAATCCAGAGAAGAAGAAATCTTCGGCTTTGGCCTGCTTCGGGTCCTTACAGACAAACCCATTTACAAACACTGCAACAATTATAAAAACGATTAGTACTTGGAGAATGCATAAAACCATacgttatgcatgcataattacaAATGTCACAACTCATAAAATTAATGGTTGATGAGCAGGAGTACCATCTGAGTTAAGATCAGCGACGCAGAAGTCTTGGAGTTGGCTAGGATCAGAAGCAATGGCATGAGATGAAGCCAGAGTAAGGAGAGCAAGGAAGAGGAAATGGGCAGCCATCTATTATCTCTTTCTAGCTAGCAGGAGAATAGCCAAGGGATATGGAACAAGGTGTCATGGGAGGAGTTGATATATATAGGGGGAGATTGGGAATAGGCCTTTTGCAAGGCTTGATTTAGTCATGCGACtttataaaaaagaagaaaatcaaaccATGCTGTGTAAATTGTGTGCCATGGTTTTCTACTGTAGAGGTAAAAGTTTGAAGAAGTCTCGCTGATGACAGTGGGTAGAAAATTATGACGGAGTGGTCCACACAAGGGAGAAGGAAGGGTTGCAGCGTCGAGTTAACCATCCACACATGGATGCTGGTTTCTTTTATTCTATATTATTATGTATAATTTCTGATCCCGTCTTCTTTCAACAAAGATACTTTGGAGTTGTTGGAGAATACGTTGACGAGACCTTTTGTGCCATACAACCGCATTTTTTCCAAAGCAATAATGATGTGACGAcacctcatcttttttttttttgtggtatcCGACACCtcatctttttgattttctcaacgaCACCTTgctttttacatgaaaaattttgAGCTTTCGTTTAATTCAAAAACACAACGGTGAGTTAACTAGAGTGCAATCCATGTTAccgcaacacaaaaaaaaaaactaaaactaaaaaaaaaaaaaacaaaaataaaaataaaaataaaaacagaaacaaaaaataaaaaataaaaaactagagTGCAATCCGAATCAAATTGAGTAGTTGAAAATTTAGGCtcgatttaatttaaatattcggACTTTAAACTCATTCAAGATTGATCGGGTGTTAATATTTCAAACTTCggctttataaaaaatagataaaactaGAAATCGATTCGACTCGACTCGATTCGACTCGAATATCAAGCcagttatattcaaatttgaaatcaaattttaacctattaataatatattaggaTTTAATGCTTCAAGATTCGGTCCATATTGAGCCACAGCGAGGTCcgcgatgaaaaacggagtccaacgagattaaGATCATCCCGAACAGAGTCTAGATGGTCGAAGCTGGTACGAAGTTCGGAGCAGTGGAGGATCGGCAACAGTCGGTGGCGGGCCGGCGCAGCGGCGGTGTGCGGCAGTGCGTGGCCTGGGCGTGCAGAGCCCGACCCAACGTGCGGGGCGGGGCCCTAGCCCAAGTGCGCAAGCATGTGGGCGCAGCCCAGGCCCACGCGAGCGCGCGGGTTCAGGGCCCAGGATTGCCTGATCCACGGTGGATCGAATAGTGCACAGGAGAGCGAGTGGACTGCATGAGCATTTCTCATACATTTCTCACAGTCCACAGACTATTTCGTGGATCAATgcacgatcggagggcgtggaTTGCTTCTGATTTCGATCCAACAATCTGGAGAATTGTTTGAGTGCTCTAATGATTCCTAATCCTATTCTAATTGgcttttaagcctttaaa
The sequence above is a segment of the Elaeis guineensis isolate ETL-2024a chromosome 7, EG11, whole genome shotgun sequence genome. Coding sequences within it:
- the LOC140859220 gene encoding putative germin-like protein 2-1; the protein is MAAHFLFLALLTLASSHAIASDPSQLQDFCVADLNSDVFVNGFVCKDPKQAKAEDFFFSGFDKAGDTGNKPGSNVTLIAVNQIPGLNTLGISLARLDFAPNGLIPPHTHPRATEILTVLEGTLYVGFVTSNPNNQLFTKVLNKGDVFVFPQGLIHFQFNYGKTNAVALSGLSSQNPGVILVPNAVFGAKPPISDDVLAKAFQLDKKTVDWLQAQF